The DNA segment ATGACGCCGGACACCGACATGCCCGTCTCCTGGAAGCCGTACCGTCCCATGTCCTGAATCGTCGTCAGGAAACCGCCGTTTATGATTTTGATGCCCATTACTCCGCCTCCTTTTCATAGGTGACGCAGGAGTACGTGCCAGCCGCCGCCTGCTCTTCGATTTCCTTATATTCCTCTTCCGTCACCGGGCGGAATTTTATGTACTGCCCCGCCTCCAAAAGCACGGGCTTTTCCCTGTCCGCATCGTAGAGCTTCACCGGCGTCCGGCCAATGAGCTGCCAGCCGCCCGGCGATGCCACGGGATAAATCCCCGTCTGCTCGCCGGCAATCCCGACGGAGCCGCCTTCAATTTTCACCCGCGGGCTCTTTAACCGCGGCGTCGCAATCTTCTTATTCATGCCGCCGAGGTACGGGAAACCGGCGATAAAGCCGAGCATATAAATCAGGTATTCCTCCGACGTGTGAAGCCGGATCACCTCGTCCGGCGTCATGTGGTTATGTTCTGCCACAAATTCCAGATCCGGCCCCATCTCCCCGCCGTAGAGGACGGGAATCTCCACCACCGTTGGCGGCGGGATCTGGACGCTCCCGATATGTTTCATGACCTCGCCAAACCGTTTCGTAAGTTCACCGAAAGAAACCGTCTCCGGCTCATAGACAACAAGCAGAGACCGGTACGTCGGCACCGTCTCAACGATCCCCTCGATCTGTTCCTTCTCCAAAGCAATCTTAAACGCCCGGATCTTCCGGTTGATCTCCGGGCTGATTTCGTTTCCGAACTCCACGCAGACAGCAGAATCCCCGGAAACAAGATATCTGACATCGCTCATGGCTTCCTCCCCTTATTTTAAGCTCTTTATCTCCACGCCCTCAGAAATCAGCGTCTCACGGATGTTCTTTACAAAGGCCAGCGCCTTGGGATTGTCGCCGTGGACGCAGATGGAATCCGCCTTGATGGCAATGTCATTTCCGTTGATGGAGGTCACTTTTCCCTCTTTCACCATGCGGACGACGCGTTTGATCGCCAGCTCCTCGTCTTTAATCATCGCGCCCGGGAGCTTTCTGGAAACCAGCGTCCCGTCATCGTTGTAGGCGCGGTCAGCAAACACCTCGCTGGCAGCCCGGAGCCCGACGGCCTCTGCCGCCGAAATCATCTTGGAGCCTGCAAGCCCCATGAAAATGATGTCCGGATCCACCTCATAAACGGCCTCGCACATGGCCCGCGCCAGCTTCTCGTCCACAGCCGCCATGTTGTAAATGGCGCCATGGGGCTTTACATGCTGGATTGTCATTCCATGGCTCTTCGTAAAAGCCGACAGCGCGCCAAGCTGGTACTTCACATACGCCTTTGTCTCCTCCGGCGTCACCGCCATGTTCCGGCGGCCGAAGCCCATAAGATCCGGGAAACCAGGATGTGCTCCCACGGCCGTTCCAAATTCCTTCGCCAGGGCCACGGTTTTCTCCATCACCATGGGATCGCCGGCATGCCATCCGCAGGCCACGTTCGCAGAGGAAACATACTTTAAGATTTCTTCGTCCATCCCGATGGTATAATTTCCAAAGCTTTCCCCCAGATCACTGTTTAAATCCACAAAAAACATAAATCTGCCTCCTTTTATCCACAGCCGGCCCATCTTTTCCACCGGCCGCCTTCCTTCTCCCCTTTATTCTATCCGACTTTTTCTGTCAAATCAAGCGGCAATTACCAGTCTTTTCCACGGCGGCACCGGAGAAAATTGGCGATCAGCCGCACCATGAGAAATACCGTAAGAAGAATCCAGATCCCGAAATACGCCGCATAGAAATTGCCGATACCCGCCCTGGCGAACGCCGAAATCAGAAGGCCCGCGGCGGCAGACGGCAGAACAAGAATTGCATACGGATAAAGGATCTGTTTGTAGGGCATCGCTTCTCCTTTTAATATGAAATTCCGTGTGAGAACCGCATCGCCGATGACATAGACCGTCGAACAAAACCCGGAAAAGCGGTCAGAAAAATCAAGGAGCGCAAACCGCTTATCTGTCATGGCCCAGAACTCCTCGCTCCCTGACACAAGGCCGTCCAGGGAAAAAGCTGCATTCAGCACCACCTGTGAAGCGGAGTACACCAGCACGCCGGTAAAAAAGACAGCCGCTAACAGCCACCATGCAATCCGGTATCCCTTCTTTTCTTTCATTTACGCACCTCCGTTATGTCATATGTATGTCTTCATTCTGCCATAAATCGCGGGTGGGTGCAAGAGGGAGTTCCGGCAGAAAACGCGCCCCATATAAAAAAGACGTGCAGACTCGCCGCACGCCTTTCTCACATATTTCCAAAAAGTTACCTCAAAACCTTCTCCCGTCTCTCCCCCACATAATCTCCTTCCCGGCATTCTCCGACAACCTCATATCCCAGGCCGTCATAAAATTTCCCGAGGGCCTCTGCGCCCTTCTTGGCATCCAGGCGCACCGCGTCCATCCCCTGCTCCCTTCCGTATGCCTCAATGAACGCCAAAAGCGCCTTCCCCGTTCCGGGATATGCCGTATCCGTCACCAGATGGTGCACATAAAAAGCCGACCGATCCGTCTCCCATGCGGAATCCTCGGTGAATACCGCTGCTGCACCAGCAATCTGTTTTCCGCAGACTGCCACAAACATCGCGCCTTCCCTGACCAGCTTCTCAAAATAAGACGGCGGATAAATGGAGAGATAATCTTCTTTATTCCACTGGGAA comes from the Eubacteriaceae bacterium Marseille-Q4139 genome and includes:
- a CDS encoding 5-oxoprolinase subunit PxpA produces the protein MFFVDLNSDLGESFGNYTIGMDEEILKYVSSANVACGWHAGDPMVMEKTVALAKEFGTAVGAHPGFPDLMGFGRRNMAVTPEETKAYVKYQLGALSAFTKSHGMTIQHVKPHGAIYNMAAVDEKLARAMCEAVYEVDPDIIFMGLAGSKMISAAEAVGLRAASEVFADRAYNDDGTLVSRKLPGAMIKDEELAIKRVVRMVKEGKVTSINGNDIAIKADSICVHGDNPKALAFVKNIRETLISEGVEIKSLK
- the pxpB gene encoding 5-oxoprolinase subunit PxpB; its protein translation is MSDVRYLVSGDSAVCVEFGNEISPEINRKIRAFKIALEKEQIEGIVETVPTYRSLLVVYEPETVSFGELTKRFGEVMKHIGSVQIPPPTVVEIPVLYGGEMGPDLEFVAEHNHMTPDEVIRLHTSEEYLIYMLGFIAGFPYLGGMNKKIATPRLKSPRVKIEGGSVGIAGEQTGIYPVASPGGWQLIGRTPVKLYDADREKPVLLEAGQYIKFRPVTEEEYKEIEEQAAAGTYSCVTYEKEAE
- a CDS encoding GNAT family N-acetyltransferase: MENVTLDIRKAKEGEAAAVVELIEKRIRWMDEKQISQWNKEDYLSIYPPSYFEKLVREGAMFVAVCGKQIAGAAAVFTEDSAWETDRSAFYVHHLVTDTAYPGTGKALLAFIEAYGREQGMDAVRLDAKKGAEALGKFYDGLGYEVVGECREGDYVGERREKVLR